From Chryseotalea sp. WA131a:
TTGGCGGACGTAAATGCAGTGTTCGCTAAACTAATAACAGATCGCCTCCAGATAATCGATGGAGTTGCCGTCTCGCCAAGTTTTGCGCCCCCAACAGGTGTTTTCTCTGAAGATGGAGTTCACCCCAATAACAGAGGTTCTGCCTACTTGGCTAATGTGTTCATTGATGCAATTAACGCGAAGTTTAATGCAACAATACCTCGAGCTAACTTGTCGAAGTTCAGCGGAACATTTATACCTATTAATCCTTAATTGTCTTCCGTTATTTTAAAAAGGGCTTCGGCCCTTTTTTTATTGCTCAACTATTTTCAAGTCATTTACGCTTTACTCAATACTTTGAGTATTTTTACTCAATATATTGAGCAAAATGTCAAATGTATTCATTCGCACTCATTATCAACAAGTTGTAGATAGGCTAAACGAACCAAGAAAGTTCATTCAGGCTATCTATGGCCCTCGTCAGGTGGGGAAAACCACTGTTGTAACACAAGTCTTAAGGGGCTTAAAAACCCCGCATTTGTTTGTCTCAGCCGATGACACGAACTCTAATCCTGCATGGATTGACTTGCAATGGGATACCGCGCGCCAACGCGCCAAGCAATTGGAATCAGCCGATTTTATATTAGTCATTGACGAGATTCAAAAAATTGGCAATTGGAGTGAAGCGGTCAAAAAGAATTGGGACTTGGATACTCAACAAGGAACAGCCATCAAAGTTTTGCTGTTGGGATCCTCCCGTCTATTGCTACAACAAGGCCTGACGGAGTCTTTAGCAGGTCGATTCGAATCCATTTTCATGGGGCATTGGACGTTCCCAGAAATGAATGCAGCTTTTGGCTGGGATGCCAACACCTACACTTGGTTTGGAGGCTATCCGGGAGCCGCATCACTAATCAATGACCCAGAAAGATGGAGAAACTACGTTTCGGATTCACTCATAGAATCCAGTATTTCGCGCGACATATTGATGCTGACACGTGTTGATAAGCCCGCCTTGATGCGAAAGCTCTTTGAATTGGGATGCACGTACTCTGGTCAGATTTTGTCCTACACCAAAATGCAAGGACAATTGCAAGATGTTGGAAACACTACTACGCTCGCCAACTACTTGCACCTGCTTGATACCGCAGGGTTACTAGGCGGGCTTGAAAAATTTTCTTCTAACAAATTGTCCGTGCGTAGCTCTAGCCCCAAATTTCAAGTTCACAATAATGCCCTGTTAGCAGTGCAACGCTCGGAGACACTAAGCGAAGCTCTTTCAAAGCCTGAATTGTGGGGTCGCTTTGTAGAGTCTTCCATCGGAGCATTTCTGATCAACGAATCGCTTCGCGACAAGTTTAATGTGCACTATTGGAGGCACCGAAACCACGAAGTAGATTTTGTGTTGGAACAACGCGGCAAAGTAATTGGATTGGAGATCAAAAGTGGCGCAAAACAAAAAGCCTCTGGGATGGCAGCCTTTCAAAAAGAAATGAGCCCAGACAAAGTCTTTTTGATCGGCAGTAGCGCTTTGCCCTGGGAAGAATTTTTACGAATGCGTCCTGCCGAATTATTCTAGAACAACTGCTTGGCAATTTTATAAATCGGATCTGATTTGCCCATAGAATAGAAGTGCACCAAAGGCACACCAAACTTCATGAGTTCTTTGGATTGATTTACACACCATTCTATTCCTAATTGCTTTACGGCTACGTTGTCTTTGCACTTCTCTATTTCATCGGCAAGTTCTTCAGGCAGGTCTATGTGGAAAATCGTTGGGAGAACATTGGCCTGAACCTTTGCGGTAATTGGCTTAATGCCCGGAATGATAGGGACGGTGATTCCCGTTTCTCTGCATTTGTCTACAAACTCAAAATAGGCTTTGTTTTCGAAAAACATTTGAGTAACAATGTACTCTGCACCCAAGTCCACCTTGTTCTTTAAAAATTTCAAATCTGTCTTTAGATTAGGCGCGGAAAAATGTTTCTCGGGATAGCCAGATACACCAATGCAAAAATTAGTTGGTGTAGCATGTTGTAGCTCCTCATCAATAAACTTGCCGTTGTTCATGTTCACAATTTGTTCCACCAATTCAGATGCATAGCGGTGGCCATCCGGTTCGGGTATAAATTTAGCTTCAGATTTAATGGCATCTCCCTGTAGCGCCAACACATTATCAATGCCTAAAAACTGTAAATCAATCAATGCATTTTCTGTCTCTTCTCTATTAAAGCCGCCACAAATAATGTGAGGCACCGTATCGACCTTGTAGTGATTTTGAATGGCCGCGCAAATGCCAACCGTTCCAGGTCGTTTGCGGGTAGATCTTTTCTCTAATAGCCCATTCTCTTTTTTCTTGTACACATACTCTTCTCTGTGATACGTCACATCAATAAATGGAGGTTTGAATTCCATCAATGGATCCATGTTATCAAACAAGGTTCTGATATTTTCGCCCTTCAAAGGCGGAAGAATTTCAAGACTAAAAAGGGTTTTGCCGTTGGCGTTCTTTATGTGATCGATTACTTTCATGTGTTGATGTGTTAATGTTTTAACGTGTTAAAATGTTGATGTTACTTTTTGTTTCGTAGATAACGAATGAGGGCGAGAGTTATACTTTTGGTTTCTTCTGCTTTCTTACTTATCTCCATTATCTTATCTTCCGGTAAATAGTTTAAATCGATTAACACATAGGTGATGCTTTTTACTTCCATCGCGGAACTTTGCGCAATCTCCAAGAATCGGATAAACTCTTTATCGCTTGCCCTGCCAAATCCCTCAGCAATATTATTCATTGTCGACAAGGCTGCCCTTCTAATTTGACTTTTCGTGTCAAAATCTTTAACAAACTTCCCATCTTCACAAGCTACATATACCATTTTCACTAGCTCTCTCGCTGCCTGCCAACATTTCAAGTCCTCAAACTTCTCAATCTTTGCCACGACTAAAAATTATTCTAGAGACATTAACACTTGGTAACCTTAACACTTCAACACTTCAACACCTCAACACTTCAACACCTCAACACTTCAACACTTCAACACTTCAACACTTCAACACTTCAACACATTAATACTTCCACACCTCAATACGCTAAATTCGGACTCAACCATCTCTCCATCTCTTTCAAATCCATGCCCTTCCGATTGGCATACTCTACCACTTGGTCTTTCTCAATTTTTCCCAAGCCAAAATACTTTGACGCTGGATGAGAAAAATAATAGCCACTGACGGCTGCGGTTGGGTACATGGCAAATGACTCGGTGAGTGTGATGCCTATTTCCTTTTCAGCATCCAACAGTTCAAAAATTGTTTTCTTTTCGGTATGGTCGGGACAAGCCGGGTAGCCCGGTGCAGGACGAATGCCTTGGTAATTTTCACCGATCAACTCTTCTACACTTATGTTTTCCTCTTTAGCATAACCCCAAAACTCCTTTCTTGTTTTGGCATGAAGCAATTCTGCAAACGCTTCGGCCAAACGATCGGCCAGCGCCTTGGCCATAATCTCAGAATAGTCATCTTGCTTGGCTTTGTATTCTTCCACCAATTTCTCTAAACCAATACCTGCCGTTACGGCAAACATACCAATGTAATCTCGCTTTCCAGTTGATTGCGGTGCCGTGAAATCGGACAAACAAAAATTAGGAAGGTCTTTCGCTTTCTTGTTTTGCTGACGAAGGAAGTGTAAGGTAGCCAGTTGATCTTGCTCATTCTTTTGATATAGCACTACATCATCTGTATCGGTGCTGTTAGCAGGATAGAATGCCAAAATACCGTTGGCCGATAATTTTCTTCCAACAATAATTCGTTGGAGCATGACTTGCGCATCGTCAAATAATTTCTTCGCCTCCACTCCTACTGTTTTATCTTTAAAAATATCGGGGTAGCGGCCAAACAACATCCACGTTTGGAAGAATGGTGTCCAATCGATGTATTCCGCAATTTCTTCTAAAGGATAATTCACCAAGGTACGCTTACCAATAAAAGCAGGTTTATGAAGGGTTGCAGCATCCCAATCGATTTTTACTTTGTTCTTGCGCGCTTCTACTAGTGAAATATAGTTTTTAAGTTGTTGTTTTCCTTCATGATCTTTTCGCAACTCTACATATTCTTGCTTGATCTTTGCTTTGAATTTTCCTCTCGATAGCGGATTGATCAATTCACTTGCTACCGGCACCGACCGGCTTGCATCCAGCACATGCACCACGGGACCATCATACACAGGATCAATCTTTACAGCCGTGTGCAAGCGAGAAGTGGTAGCTCCACCAATCAACAAAGGCAAATCCATTTTCTCGTGCTGCATTTCTTTCGCCACATGCACCATCTCATCGAGTGATGGAGTTATCAACCCACTCAATCCAATAATATCTACTTTTTCTTCTTTGGCGCGCTGAATAATTTTTTCTGCAGGCACCATCACACCCATGTCCACTACATCGTAGTTGTTGCAAGCCAATACCACGCCCACAATGTTTTTACCAATGTCATGCACATCTCCCTTCACCGTGGCCATCAAAATTTTGGCGGCCGGTTGCCCCGAATCACCCGTAAGTCTTTTCTCTTCTTCTAAAAAAGGCGTGAGGTACGCAACCGACTTTTTCATGACACGCGCACTTTTTACCACTTGGGGCAAAAACATTTTACCCGCCCCAAACAAATCACCGACTACATTCATACCTGCCATCAGCGGTCCTTCGATCACATGCAAGGGGCGGCCATACTTTTGCCTAGCCTCTTCGGTATCTACGTCCACAAAATCAATAATGCCTTTTACCAACGAATGGGTGATCCGCTCTTCGATTGTACCATTTCGCCAGGCATCATCCACTTCCTTTTTCTTACCGGCACCCTTTACTGTTTCGGCCAGTTCCAACAGTCGCTCTGTGGCATCCTCGCGCCTGTTCAACAATACGTCTTCTACGCGTTCCAATAATTCTTTAGGTATCTCATCATACACTTCTAGCATGGTCGGATTCACGATGCCCATGTCCATCCCATTTTTGATGGCATGATACAGAAATGCCGAGTGCATGGCTTCGCGCACCAATTGATTTCCGCGAAAGCTAAACGATACGTTACTCACACCACCGCTTACGTGCGCCCCGGGTAAATTTATGCGAATCCATTTAGTTGCCCTGAAAAAATCAAGCGCATAATTTTTATGCTCATCAATACCCGTTGCCACAGGAAAAATATTGGGGTCAAAAATGATGTCCTGTGGAGGAAACTTTACTTGATCTACCAATATATCATAGGCTCTCTTGCAAATTGAGATTCTTCGTTCATACGTATCGGCCTGACCTTGTTCATCAAATGCCATCACCACGGTGGCTGCCCCGTACCGCTTCACCAATTTAGCTTGCTTGATAAATTCTTCTTCACCCGCTTTTAAGCTAATCGAATTAACGATGCCCTTGCCTTGCAAACATTTCAATCCGGCTTCAATCACTTCCCATTTCGATGAGTCAATCATCACGGGTATGCGCGAAATCTCTGGCTCAGATGCCATCAAATTCAAAAACTTGACCATGGCAGCTTTTGAATCGAGCATGCCCTCGTCCATATTCACATCAATCACTTGCGCCCCTCCACGCACTTGATCCAATGCCACTTCTAATGCTTCATCAAATTTATCTTCTTTGATAAGCTTTAGAAACCGTGCCGATCCCGTTACGTTGGTTCGCTCGCCAATGTTTACAAAATTGGATTCGGGTGTGATGACTACGGCTTCAAGGCCGCTTAGTTTTAGTCTTAAGTCAACAGACAATGGACGATTCGTGATAGATGATGGTTGCTCACTCATTTATTTGATGGAATTTCTTAATGCTTGATTAAATTTGGTGATCATGGCTGCAAAACATTGACTAAAGACTATCTATTATTGACAATGGACTATCGACCAGCCGCGGCTTATATTTCTTCGCTATGTTCGCAATCACTTTAATATGATCGGGAGTAGTACCACAACAACCGCCCACGATATTCACCAATCCTTCTTTCAAAAATTCCTCCATCTGCACACCCATCTCTTGTGGGGTTTGGTCATAATGACCAAAGGCATTGGGCAAGCCTGCATTGGGGTAGGCACTGGTAAAGAAAGGCGCATGGTCGTTCAACACTTGCAAGTAAGGTCTTAACTGAGCTGCACCCAAGGCGCAATTCAACCCCACGCTCAATAAAGGAACATGCGAGACTGAAATCAAAAACGCTTCTGTTGTTTGACCTGATAACGTTCTTCCACTTGCATCTGTAATAGTTCCTGAAACCATTACTGGTACTTGCTTGCCTATTTCTTCAAACAATTCTTGCACGGCAAACAAAGCTGCTTTGGCATTGAGGGTATCAAAAATGGTCTCAATCAACAATAAATCTGCCCCTCCATCTATCAACCCTTTTGCTTGCTCTTTGTAGGCAATTCGCAAATCATCGAACGTAATGGCACGGTAACCCGGATTATTTACATCAGGGGATAAAGATGCTGTTCGGTTGGTGGGTCCCAAGGCACCGGCTACAAACCGTGGTTTGTTCGGTTCGTGCGTGGTAAATTCATCAGCTACTTCCCTTGCAATTTTTGCTGATTGAAAATTAAGTTCGTACGCCAACGATTCGAGGTGATAGTCGGCTTGGGCAACCGTGGTGCTGCTGAAGGTATTCGTCTCTACAATATCAGCGCCTGCCTCTAGGTACTGCTTGTGAATGTCTTTAATGATCTCAGGCTGCGTTATCGAAAGCAAATCATTGTTACCTTTTAGTGGTGAGGGGTGATTTTTAAATCGCTCTGCACGAAAATCCTCCTCCTCTAGTTTGTGGCGTTGTATCATAGTGCCCATAGCACCGTCCAGCACCAAAATCCTTTCTTTCAAAATGTCTTGAATATTCACTCTTTCTGTTGTTTTTGGTTGGGTATCCAGAAAGAGCCTTGATGATTGGCCGCTCATCTTCTCCCGTATCCGATTGAAATCGGAGCGAGAAGGGAATTAGCACCCAGTTGTGGGCTAGGTTGCTAAGACGTCTACGGGCCCGGTCCCTCGGTCTTTCTGGATAAGCGATGCAAAGAAACGCAAATTGATAGTAATTAAAAAGACAAAGTGCTTATTTTGATGCATTATTCAACCACGATCCATTGAAACTCGCAGCAATTGACATCGGCTCCAACGCCATTCGTTTTCAGGTCTCTTCCGTGCTGGAAAGCGACAACCAAGTTTTGTTTAAGAAAATGGAATACGTTCGTTTTCCGCTGCGCTTAGGTCACGATGTTTTTTCTACCAACCGCATTAGCAAAGGAAGCACCATCAAGTTTAAAAAATTGATGAATGCCTTTAAGTTGTTATTGGAACTGTACGAAGTGGACGATTACATGCTCTGTGCCACTTCCGCCATGCGGGAGTCAGAAAATGGTGCGCAGATAGCAAAAGAAGTAAAAGATGAATTGGGGATTTCAATCGAAATCATTGATGGTAAAAAAGAGGCAGAGCTAATTGACAAAGCCATTCAATCATACTTAGGAAACAAAACCTACTTGCACATTGATGTGGGCGGTGGTAGCACCGAACTAAATTTATATTTTGGTGGAAAGAAGATAAAAACCAAATCATTTAAGGTTGGCTCAGTGCGGATATTGGAGCACCACGATTTGCCCTCAGTATGGTTGGAGATGGAGAAATGGGTGAAAGAAAATATCAAAAAAGAAATGGGCAAAGTAACAGCGGTGGGCACTGGGGGAAACATTAGTAAGATTTATGAGCTCTCAAAACTTAAGCCCGACCAACTGCTATCGTTAAAAAAAATGTATGGGGTAAAGGAAATGATTGAGCGGCATACCATTGAAGAACGTATCTACAAACTTCAAATGAACCCCGATCGTGCCGATGTGATTTTGCCAGCGAGCAGCATCTACCTGACCGTAATGGAGTGGGCCAGTGCAAAAGAAATTTTTGTGCCGGAGGTAGGTTTGAAAGACGGCATCATGCTCTATTTGTTTGAGCGTAATTCAAAAAAGAAAAAAATTGGGTTTGTCAATACAGAAGATCAATCGCTGGGCAAAAAAACAACCGCAATTGGGAAGAAGTAACTATAAAGGCTGAAACCAAAGTACATGCCCGCTCCTGCTATTCAATTTTCGCCACAAAGTCTTACTCTTTTAAATGTATGCTTGGCCATCATTATGCTAGGTGTTGCATTGGAAATAAAGCGGGAACACTTCCTGGAATTGGTTAACGAAAAAAAAGCAATTATCACCGGCTTGTTAGCACAATTGGTTTTGCTGCCATTCCTTACGTTTCTATTGGTAAGCATCCTTCCGCTATCACCGGGGTTGGCGCTGGGCATGATGCTAGTTGCCGCCTGCCCAGGTGGCAATGTGTCGAACTTTTTTTCCTATTGGGCAAAAGGAAATGTAGCCCTATCCGTTTCGCTTACCGCTTTCTCTTCATTATTGGCTTTCGTTTTAACCCCTTTAAATTTTTTCTTTTGGTCTTCTCTCCTACCCCATCTATCCACTGAAGTAAAAACATTCTCAGTTGACTTTTGGTCGTTGTTTCTTAACATGATTGCCATCTTACTTTTGCCGTTATTATCGGGAATGTGGGTTGCCGAAAAGTATCCTCGGCTAACAACAAAAATCAGTAAACCACTTCAATGGGTCTCTTTACTCATATTGGCGACTTTCATTTTGGTGGCCATAAAAAACAATGCCGAAGTATT
This genomic window contains:
- the metF gene encoding methylenetetrahydrofolate reductase [NAD(P)H], with product MKVIDHIKNANGKTLFSLEILPPLKGENIRTLFDNMDPLMEFKPPFIDVTYHREEYVYKKKENGLLEKRSTRKRPGTVGICAAIQNHYKVDTVPHIICGGFNREETENALIDLQFLGIDNVLALQGDAIKSEAKFIPEPDGHRYASELVEQIVNMNNGKFIDEELQHATPTNFCIGVSGYPEKHFSAPNLKTDLKFLKNKVDLGAEYIVTQMFFENKAYFEFVDKCRETGITVPIIPGIKPITAKVQANVLPTIFHIDLPEELADEIEKCKDNVAVKQLGIEWCVNQSKELMKFGVPLVHFYSMGKSDPIYKIAKQLF
- a CDS encoding ATP-binding protein: MSNVFIRTHYQQVVDRLNEPRKFIQAIYGPRQVGKTTVVTQVLRGLKTPHLFVSADDTNSNPAWIDLQWDTARQRAKQLESADFILVIDEIQKIGNWSEAVKKNWDLDTQQGTAIKVLLLGSSRLLLQQGLTESLAGRFESIFMGHWTFPEMNAAFGWDANTYTWFGGYPGAASLINDPERWRNYVSDSLIESSISRDILMLTRVDKPALMRKLFELGCTYSGQILSYTKMQGQLQDVGNTTTLANYLHLLDTAGLLGGLEKFSSNKLSVRSSSPKFQVHNNALLAVQRSETLSEALSKPELWGRFVESSIGAFLINESLRDKFNVHYWRHRNHEVDFVLEQRGKVIGLEIKSGAKQKASGMAAFQKEMSPDKVFLIGSSALPWEEFLRMRPAELF
- a CDS encoding homocysteine S-methyltransferase family protein, yielding MSGQSSRLFLDTQPKTTERVNIQDILKERILVLDGAMGTMIQRHKLEEEDFRAERFKNHPSPLKGNNDLLSITQPEIIKDIHKQYLEAGADIVETNTFSSTTVAQADYHLESLAYELNFQSAKIAREVADEFTTHEPNKPRFVAGALGPTNRTASLSPDVNNPGYRAITFDDLRIAYKEQAKGLIDGGADLLLIETIFDTLNAKAALFAVQELFEEIGKQVPVMVSGTITDASGRTLSGQTTEAFLISVSHVPLLSVGLNCALGAAQLRPYLQVLNDHAPFFTSAYPNAGLPNAFGHYDQTPQEMGVQMEEFLKEGLVNIVGGCCGTTPDHIKVIANIAKKYKPRLVDSPLSIIDSL
- the metH gene encoding methionine synthase, which encodes MSEQPSSITNRPLSVDLRLKLSGLEAVVITPESNFVNIGERTNVTGSARFLKLIKEDKFDEALEVALDQVRGGAQVIDVNMDEGMLDSKAAMVKFLNLMASEPEISRIPVMIDSSKWEVIEAGLKCLQGKGIVNSISLKAGEEEFIKQAKLVKRYGAATVVMAFDEQGQADTYERRISICKRAYDILVDQVKFPPQDIIFDPNIFPVATGIDEHKNYALDFFRATKWIRINLPGAHVSGGVSNVSFSFRGNQLVREAMHSAFLYHAIKNGMDMGIVNPTMLEVYDEIPKELLERVEDVLLNRREDATERLLELAETVKGAGKKKEVDDAWRNGTIEERITHSLVKGIIDFVDVDTEEARQKYGRPLHVIEGPLMAGMNVVGDLFGAGKMFLPQVVKSARVMKKSVAYLTPFLEEEKRLTGDSGQPAAKILMATVKGDVHDIGKNIVGVVLACNNYDVVDMGVMVPAEKIIQRAKEEKVDIIGLSGLITPSLDEMVHVAKEMQHEKMDLPLLIGGATTSRLHTAVKIDPVYDGPVVHVLDASRSVPVASELINPLSRGKFKAKIKQEYVELRKDHEGKQQLKNYISLVEARKNKVKIDWDAATLHKPAFIGKRTLVNYPLEEIAEYIDWTPFFQTWMLFGRYPDIFKDKTVGVEAKKLFDDAQVMLQRIIVGRKLSANGILAFYPANSTDTDDVVLYQKNEQDQLATLHFLRQQNKKAKDLPNFCLSDFTAPQSTGKRDYIGMFAVTAGIGLEKLVEEYKAKQDDYSEIMAKALADRLAEAFAELLHAKTRKEFWGYAKEENISVEELIGENYQGIRPAPGYPACPDHTEKKTIFELLDAEKEIGITLTESFAMYPTAAVSGYYFSHPASKYFGLGKIEKDQVVEYANRKGMDLKEMERWLSPNLAY
- a CDS encoding phosphatase, which codes for MKLAAIDIGSNAIRFQVSSVLESDNQVLFKKMEYVRFPLRLGHDVFSTNRISKGSTIKFKKLMNAFKLLLELYEVDDYMLCATSAMRESENGAQIAKEVKDELGISIEIIDGKKEAELIDKAIQSYLGNKTYLHIDVGGGSTELNLYFGGKKIKTKSFKVGSVRILEHHDLPSVWLEMEKWVKENIKKEMGKVTAVGTGGNISKIYELSKLKPDQLLSLKKMYGVKEMIERHTIEERIYKLQMNPDRADVILPASSIYLTVMEWASAKEIFVPEVGLKDGIMLYLFERNSKKKKIGFVNTEDQSLGKKTTAIGKK
- a CDS encoding four helix bundle protein, which produces MAKIEKFEDLKCWQAARELVKMVYVACEDGKFVKDFDTKSQIRRAALSTMNNIAEGFGRASDKEFIRFLEIAQSSAMEVKSITYVLIDLNYLPEDKIMEISKKAEETKSITLALIRYLRNKK
- a CDS encoding bile acid:sodium symporter family protein, translated to MPAPAIQFSPQSLTLLNVCLAIIMLGVALEIKREHFLELVNEKKAIITGLLAQLVLLPFLTFLLVSILPLSPGLALGMMLVAACPGGNVSNFFSYWAKGNVALSVSLTAFSSLLAFVLTPLNFFFWSSLLPHLSTEVKTFSVDFWSLFLNMIAILLLPLLSGMWVAEKYPRLTTKISKPLQWVSLLILATFILVAIKNNAEVFMNGFGQVFWIVLIHNGTALLAAYFFSAWLKNNEANNRTIAIETGIQNSGLGLILIFTFFDGHAEMALVAAWWGVWHLISGFSFASWMRWRSLASLRA